Proteins encoded together in one Deltaproteobacteria bacterium CG11_big_fil_rev_8_21_14_0_20_49_13 window:
- the deoC gene encoding deoxyribose-phosphate aldolase, whose protein sequence is MDNTRLAAMIDHTILKLEATKDDVKKVCKEAMGHYFATVCVRSEYIPLVAEELKGSEVKPISVIDFPKGLGSSKAKADEAKKAIAGGAKEIDMVVNGVELKNKNYSYVLEDIGAVVDASKPYPVKVILETGELNNEEKVIACALSKAAGAAFVKTSTGFGKGGATVEDISLMRRVVGPEMGVKASGGVHTREDALKMIEAGATRIGTSNGVDIVTGGKSGTSSRGE, encoded by the coding sequence ATGGACAATACAAGATTGGCCGCAATGATAGACCACACGATATTAAAGCTAGAGGCCACAAAAGATGACGTGAAGAAGGTCTGTAAGGAGGCCATGGGCCATTATTTTGCCACGGTATGCGTTCGCTCAGAATATATTCCGCTGGTTGCGGAAGAGCTAAAGGGTTCCGAAGTCAAACCGATATCGGTAATAGATTTTCCGAAAGGTCTTGGATCGAGCAAGGCCAAGGCAGATGAAGCAAAGAAGGCGATCGCTGGCGGAGCCAAAGAGATAGATATGGTCGTGAACGGCGTTGAACTTAAAAATAAGAACTATTCCTATGTGCTGGAAGATATAGGGGCGGTTGTTGACGCCTCGAAACCTTATCCGGTGAAGGTCATACTTGAAACGGGGGAGCTTAATAACGAAGAAAAGGTGATAGCCTGCGCACTTTCCAAGGCGGCAGGAGCCGCATTTGTAAAGACCTCCACCGGATTTGGAAAAGGCGGGGCGACCGTGGAGGATATATCGCTCATGCGAAGAGTGGTTGGCCCCGAAATGGGGGTAAAGGCCTCGGGTGGAGTTCACACCAGAGAAGATGCGTTAAAGATGATCGAGGCCGGGGCTACAAGGATAGGAACGTCTAACGGAGTTGATATTGTCACCGGCGGAAAGTCCG